Within Palaemon carinicauda isolate YSFRI2023 chromosome 14, ASM3689809v2, whole genome shotgun sequence, the genomic segment tatatgtgtatatatatatatatatatatgtatgtatatatatatatgtgtatatatatgtatatatatatatatatatatatatatatatatatatatatatatatatatatatatatatatatatatatatgtgtgtgtgtatatatatatgtgtgtatatatatatatgtgtatatatatatatatatatatatatatatatatatatatatatatatatgtaagtatatatatatatatatatatatatatatatatatatatatatatatgtgtgtgtgtgtgtgtgtgtatgtatatatatatatatatatatatatatatatatatatatatatatatatacaattatgtatatatgtgtatatatatatgtatatatgtatgtatatatatatatatatatatatatatatatatatatatatatatatatatatatatatataagtgtgtttatatatatatttatatatatatgtatgtatgtatatatatgtatatatataatgtatatatatatttgtgtatatatatatatatatatatatatatatatatatatatatatatatatatatatatatatatatatatatatatatatatatatatatatcagcagtaaTTCAAATACTACTCTAATATTTTCACAAACTTAAACTAGTCTTTCTACTTCTTAATTACATTTAAGGCAAAATAAGTAGCTGGAATGGGCTCTTAAGATAAATAATAGTATGAGTGCCATATCAATTTGTGCCACGGAATCCTATGGAATACATCCATTATTAAACCATTTTTCCTTTCATGTGTTGCCTCTAGAGAATGATAATAAAAGTCGCTACCACATTTCTTCTTGAACTTTTGATTTCTTGATGAACCTCCtacacaataaaacaataaaatagtaaaagaattaTACTGACAATGGCTGTGATAAAGGAAGAGTGAGGTATTCAAACGTGAATTAAGGAACATTAAAATCAAGCAAAAAATCTGTAATTTCTCTGTTAGGTAATGTCTATAAAAGATTATTACATCATCAAGAGTCCCGAGGTGAAGCCATAAAAAGTATCCAACGatgcacacatacgcaaacacattaCTTATCTCACCCGCTGACCTTTGCATACTAAAGCAGCCTTAATTAAGATTCAAACGTCTTGGGTCAGACGTTGGGGAATTTACAGATGTCAATGACCTTTCGGGACTGGATGACCTTGGGGCAGTGGAGAAGACACGGAGCGATGAGTTGCTTGGatcttttctattatttctattcagATGTTGTTGCCTCTACATTTTTATTgcacaatatataatttttattcatattaattttcagtcctgctttttttttcatcaaaatatatatagtttttcccATGGTTCACTAAAGATAATTATGTCCTCTGCAaaactcaagttgttaaggtattcctcattggTATTAATTCTTACTTTTTCCTAATATGAATCTTTAAAAACTTCTTCCagacatgttgtgaataatttaggagagagagagagagagagagagagagagagagagaggagagagagagagagagagagagagagagagagagctttaaagaTACCAATATTACATGAgtcaaagaattatttttttttctgcttgtaTACCGAACTCTCTCCAGCTATATGAAGTCctataatgaaaattaagaaatgaaGGTTTCGTACACAATAGGCATACCAGTTCAGCTTGCATAACAAAAACGGAGTCACAAGAAAATCCAAGATTCAAGGTCTAATGAACAAGAAACTGGACGGGCGTTTTGGTGCTTCAAAAGAAGGtaatagaaaacattttatttaacaaaaatataatagagaaaataaataaatacatataacagatgtagaaaaaaaaagagagaagaaaatgaaaagagaagaggaaagctAAAGAAGTACCGATAGAGAGTCGAATCCCTCCGCCCAGCAACAGAACTGAATTGAACTGAACAAGAAATTATATGTTCAAGCAAGGGTGTAGGAGCGTCCTTTCAGGTGGGGGGACAGGGGAGGGGAGCGGTGTTGGCTAAAGTCTGCAATTAGACTGACAGCGGGGTGTTAGGAGTACATCCCCAGAAAAATATTCAACGAGGAAACACTTAAATGACAGCAAATTATAGCAACCACAAAATCATGTATTTTGGACAATTTTTATGTGAACCATTACAATTGTAAACAATAACCATAACAAAATATTGGTAGACCTACTTGATGAAACTACCCAAAACTGGCTAACCATGTTATttctttactataaactcattccaatgtCGATCAAGCTTAGGCTATCAGATTTTTAATCCTCAAATGTtttattacgatatatatatatatatatatatatatatatatatatatatatatatatatatatatatataatatatatatatatatatatatatatatatatatatatatatataatttcattttacaGTTAAAATTTTGTCTTTGATTATTAAAGGCTTTTATAGTTTTTAGTTTCCTCTAATTTTTAGTATACAGGAGACCATTATCTAATGTTTAAATTGATATTTAGGTTATTTGTCTTTGAGTTTAAACTATGGTGATATAGTATGGAGATGAAACCTTGCATACAGAAAAGAACTCCATAGATTTGATAAAAATGCAACGGTCATAAAAATCAATGCCTTTAAAATGCCTCtctattaggatatatatatatatatatatatatatatatatatatatatatatatatatatatatatatatatatgtatatatgtatatgtatatgtatatgtatatatatatacatatatatatatatatatatatatatatatatatatatatatatatatatatatatatatatatatatatatatatatatgtatatatatatatatataatattatatatatatatatatatatatatatatatatatatatatatatatatatatatatatatatatatttgtatatatataaatttatgtatatatatatatatatatatatatatatatatatatatatatatatatatatttatatatatatatatatatatatatatatatatataaagtgtgtttggagagagagagagagagacagagagagagagagagtagaaaagacCACCTTTGGAAAATCAACCTCGTCACGTATAATGCCTGAATCCTGTTgagggaagatcttgctgtgttactacaagagatgaaataaataaataaggacttagaagaactggggaacctTATGAAGATTGAAAAGAGAGTCATATCTTTGGCTTCAAGggacatgaaaggaataaagaacATGGAGTAGGGTTTGTCATTAATAAAAATCGGGCAGGTAGCGTAGAAAAATCtggtagtatcagtgatagaattgctggattgattattaaactaaataaaaGTGTGCATCCAATACAGATCTggatatatcttgaaaaaaaaagagattattgtAATTTTTGGCGGATATCTATGTAAAATAGGTAATATGAATAGATTACAATCTGGAGCAGGCCTGAGAAGGGGCAGAGGAGACATTGTTGCAGCGTTTTTCTAAgggaaaaaatatcattaatacctTTTATTATTAGCGAAAACGTTATCTTGATTAGACCGGTAGTTCTTAATAAAATTAAAGCCAGTGGCCATACTATTATGAGAAGAGAAATTTGTCCTGAAGGAAAAAAgatagtttcaaaaaaaaaaaaaaaaaaaagtcttacaatACGAGAGAAATAAAGAAGATGTTTGTATCATAAAAACTTTCCTTACATGGAAGAAGTtcgtttcataagaaatttacctCACATGGAAGATGTTCGTCTGATAAAAATTTTACCTCATATGCAAGAAGTTTGTCTCATAAGAAGTTTACCTAACCGGGAGGAAGTTCGTCTCATAAGAAGTTTACCTCACATGAAAGATGTTCGTCTCATAAGAAGTTCACCAAACATGGAAGATTTTTGTCTCAAAAGAAGTTCACCTTACATGAAAGATCTTTGAATCATGAAAAGTTTACCTCACATGCAAGGAACTTGTTTCATAAGAAGTTTACCTCATATGGAGGAAGTTTGTCTCATAAGAAGTCTACCTCACATGCAAGAAGCTTGTCTCATAAGAAGTTTACCTCATATGGAGGAAGTTTGTCTCATAAGAAGTCTACCTCACATGCAAGAAGCTTGTTTCATAAGAAGTTTACCTCATATGGAGGAAGTTTGTCTCATAGGAAATTTACCTCATATGGAGGAATTTTGTCTCATAAGAAGTCTACCTCACATGCAAGAAGCTTGTTTCATAAGAAGTTTACCTCATATGGAGGAAGTTTGTCTCATAAGAAGTTTACCTCAGATGGAGGAAGTTTGTCTCATAAGAAGTCTACCTCACATGCAAGAAGCTTGTCTCATAAGAAGTTTACCTCATATGGAGGAAGTTTGTCTCATAAGAAGTCTACCTCACATGCAAGAAGCTTGTTTCATAAGAAGTTTACCTCATATGGAGGAAGTTTGTCTCATAAGAAATTTACCTCATATGGAGGAATTTTGTCTCATAAGAAGTCTACCTCACATGCAAGAAGCTTGTTTCATAAGAAGTTTACCTCATATGGAGGAAGTTTGTCTCATAAGAAGTTTACCTCAGATGGAGGAAGTTTGTCTCATAAGAAGTCTACCTCACATGCAAGAAGCTTGTCTCATAAGAAGTTTATCTCATATGGAGGAAGTTTGTCTCATAAGAAGTCTACCTCACATGCAAGAAGCTTGTCTCAAAAGAAGTTTACCTCATATGGAGGAAGTTTGTCTCATAAGAAGTCTACCTCACATGCAAGAAGCTTGTCTCATAAGAAGTTTACCTCATATGGAGGAAGTTTGTCTCATAAGAAGTTTACCTCATATGGAGGAAGTTTGTCTCATAAGAAGTCTACCTCACATGCAAGAAGCTTGTTTCATAAGAAGTTTACCTCACATGCAAGAAGCTTGTTTCATAAGAAGTTTACCTCATATGGAGGAAGTTTGTCTCATAAGAAGTCTACCTCACATGCAAGAAGCTTGTCTCATAAGAAGTTTACCTCACATGGAAGATTTTTGTCTCAAAAGAAGTTTACCTTACATGAAAGATCTTTGTATCATGAAAAGTTTACCTTACATGCAAGAAGCTTGTCTCATAAGAAGTTTACCTCACATGGAGGAAGTTTGTCCCATAAGAAGTTTACCTCACATGGAAGATTTTTGTCTCAAAAGAAGTTTACCTTACATGGAAGATCTTTGTATCATGAAAAGTTTACCTTACATGCAAGAAGCTTGTCCCATAAGAAGTTTACCTCACATGGAGGAAGTTTGTCCCATAAGAAGTTTACCTTACATGCAAGAAGCTTGTCTCATAAGAAGTTCACCTCACATGGAAGATTTTTGTCTCAAAAGAAGTTTACCTTACATGGAAGATCTTTGTATTATAAAAGTTTACCTCACATGCAAGAAGCTTGTCTCATAAGAAGTTTACCTCTCATGGAAGATTTTTGTCTCAAAAGAATTTTACCTTATATGAAAGATCTTTGTATCATGAAAAGTTTATCTACATGGAAGAAGTTTGTCTCATAATAAGTTTACCTCACATGGAAGATTTTCGTCTCAAAACCAGTTTACCTTGCATGGAAGTGCTTTGTATCATGAAAAGTTTACATCACATGCAAGAAGCTTGTCTCATAAGAAGTTTACATCACATGGAGGAAGTTTGTCTCATAAGAAGTTTACCTCACATGCAAGTAGCTTGTCTCATAAGAAGTTTACCTCACAAGGAGGAAGTTTGTCTCATAAGAAGTTTACATTACAAGGAAAATGTTCGTTTCATAGGGAGTTTACCTCCTATGAAAGATTTCCATCTCCTAAGAAGTTTTCCTCATATAGAGGAAGTTCGTGTCATAAGAAGTTTACCTCACCTGGAAGAAGTTTGTCTCACAAGAAGTTTGACTCACATGGAAGATGTTCGTCTCATAAGAATTTTACCTCTCATGAAATATTTTCTTCTCATAAGAAGTTTACCTTACCTAAAAAATGTTTGTCACATGAGACATTTACCTCACTTAGAAGAAGTTTGTCCTATAAGAAGTTCAAAAGACATGGAAAAAACTCTTTTCATGAGAAGTTTACCTCACACGGAAGTATTCGTCTCATAAGAAGTTTACTTTGAATGGAAGACGTTCATCTCTTAAGAAATTTTTCTTACATGGCAAAAATTTTTTCTCATAAGAAGTTTACCTCATATGGAAGAAGTTTGTCTCATAAAAAGTTTAGCTCAATGGGAAGACATTCGTCTCATAGGAAGTTTACCTAAATGGAAGAAGTTTGTCTAAGAAGAAGTTTATCTTACATGGAAGAAGTTTTTCTCTTAAGAATATACCCTAATATGGAATAAAGTTGCCTTAAAAGAAATTTACCTCTCATGGAAGAAGGTTGTCCTATAGGAAGTTCGCCTCACATAGGAAAAGTTAATCTTGCAGGAAGGTAACTTAGTATGGAAGAAATTAGCCTCAAAAGAAGTTTACCTCACTTGGAAGAAGTTTTTCTCGAAAGATGTTTACCTCATATGGAAGAAATTTGTCTCCTAAGAAGTTTACCTCACAAGGAGGAAGTTCGTTTTATACGAAGTTTACCACACATGGAAGAAGTTCGTCTTATAAGAAGTATACCTTACTTTGAAGAACTTTATATTATAAAAAGTTTACCTAACATAGAACATTTTTGTCTCATAAGAAGCTTATCTTTCATGGAAGATCTTTGTTTTATAAGAAGTTAACCTCACATGGAAAAGGTTTGTCTTATAAGAAGATTACCTTACAGAGAAGAAGTTTGCCTCAAAAGAAGTTTACCTCATATGGAAGAAGTTTGGTTTATGCGAAGTTCACCTTATATGGAAAATGTTTCTCTCATAAGAAGTTTACCTCACAGGGAAGAATTCAGACTCAAAAGAAGTTTTCCTTAAAGGAAGTAGTTTGCCTCATAAAACGTTTACCTCACAGGGCAGAAGTTTGTCTTATATGAAGTTTACCATACATGGAAGATGTTTGTCTTATAAGATGTTTACCTCACTTGGAAGAAGTTCGTCTAATAAAAATTTTACCACATATGCAAAAAGTTTTTCTCATAAGAAGTTTACCTCCTGTGGAGGAAGTTCGTCTCATAAGAAGTTTACCTCATATGGAAGATGTTCGTCTCATAAGAAGTTCACCTCACATGGAAGATTTTTGTCTCAAAAGAAGTTTACCTTACATGGAAGATCTTTGTCTCATAAGAAGTTTACCTCACATGGAGGAAGTTTGTCTCATAAGAAGTTTACCTCACATACAAGAGGCTTGTCTCAAAAGAGGTTTATCTTACATGGAAGATCTTTGCATCATGAAAAGTTTACCTTACATGCAAGAAGCTTGTTTCATAAGAAGTTTACCTCACATACAAGAAGCTTTTCTCATAAGAAGTTTACCTCACATGGAGGAAGTTTGTCTCATAAGAAGTTTACCTCACATGGAGGAAGTTTGTCTCATAAGAAGTTTACAACACATGGAAGATGTTCGTCTCATAAGAAGTTCACCTCACATGGAAGATTTTTGTCTCAAAAGAAGTTTACCTTACATGGAAGATCTTTGTCTCATAAGAAGTTTACCTCACATGGAGGAAGTTTGTCTCATAAGAAGTTTACCTCACATGCAAGAAGCTTGTCTCATAAGAAGTTCACCTCACATGGAAGATTTTTGTCTCAAAAGAAGTTTACCTTACATGGAAGATCGTTGTATCATGAAAAGTTTACCTTACATGCAAGAAGCTTGTCTCATAAGAAGTTTACATCACATGGAGGAAGTTTGTCCCATAAGAAGTTTACCTCACATGGAGGAAGTTTGTCTCATAAGAAGCTTACCTCACATGGAGGAAGTTTGTCTCATAAGAAGTTTACCTCACATGGAGGAAGTTTGTCTCATAAGAAGTTTACCTCACATACAAGAGGCTTGTCTCAAAAGAGGTTTATCTTACATGGAAGATCTTTGCATCATGAAAAGTTTACCTCATATGGAAGAAGTTCGTCTCATAAGAAGTTCACCTCACATGGAAGATTTTTGTCTCAAAAGAAGTTTACCTTGCATGGAAGagctttttatcatgaaaagtttaCATCACATGCAAGAAGCTTGTCTCATAAGCAGTTTACCTCACATGGAGGAAGTTTGTCTCATAAGAAGTTTACCTCACATGCAAGAAGCTTGTCTCATAAGAAGTTCACCTCACATGGAAGATTTTTGTCTCAAAAGAAGTTTACCTTACATGGAAGATCTTTGTATCATGAAAAGTTTACCTTACATGCAAGAAGCTTGTCTCATAAGAGGTTTACCTCACATGGAGGAAGTTTGTCTCATAAGAAGTTTACCTTACATGCAAGAAGCTTGTCTCATAAGAAGTTCACCTCACATGGAAGATTTTTGTCTCAAAAGAAGTTTACCTTACATGGAAGATCTTTGTATCATGAAAAGTTTACCTTACATGCAAGAAGCTTGTCTCATAAGAAGTTTACCTCACATGGAGGAAGTTTGTCTCATAAGAAGTTTACCTCACATACAAGAGGCTTGTCTCAAAAGAGGTTTATCTTACATGGAAGATCTTTGCATCGTGAAAAGTTTACCTCATATGGAAGAAGTTCGTCTCATAAGAAGTTCACCTCACATGGAAGATTTTTGTCTCAAAAGAAGTTTACCTTGCATGGAAGagctttttatcatgaaaagtttaCATCACATGCAAGAAGCTTGTCTCATAAGAAGTTTACCTCACATGGAGGAAGTTTGTCTCATAAGAAGTTTACCTCACATGCAAGAAGCTTGTCTCATAAGAAGTTCACCTCACATGGAAGATTTTTGTCTCAAAAGAAGTTTACCTTACATGGAAGATCTTTGTATCATGAAAAGTTTACCTTACATGCAAGAAGCTTGTCTCATAAGAAGTTTACCTCACATGGAGGAAGTTTGTCTCATAAGAAGTTTACCTTACATGCAAGAAGCTTGTCTCATAAGAAGTTTACCTCACATGGAGGAAGTTTGTCCCATAAGAAGTTTACCTCACATGCAAGAAGCTTGTCTCATAAGAAGTTCACCTCACATGGAAGATTTTTGTCTCAAAAGAAGTTTACCTTACATGGAAGATCTTTGTATCATGAAAAGTTTACCTTACATGCAAGAAGCTTGTCTCATAAGAAGTTTACCTCACATGGAGGAAGTTTGTCTCATAAGAAGTTTACCTCACATACAAGAGGCTTGTCTCAAAAGAGGTTTATCTTACATGGAAGATCTTTGCATCATGAAAAGTTTACCTCATATGGAAGAAGTTCGTCTCATAAGAAGTTCACCTCACATGGAAGATTTTTGTCTCAAAAGAAGTTTACCTTGCATGGAAGagctttttatcatgaaaagtttaCATCACATGCAAGAAGCTTGTCTCATAAGAAGTTTACCTCACATGGAGGAAGTTTGTCTCATAAGAAGTTTACCTCACATGCAAGAAGCTTGTCTCATAAGAAGTTCACCTCACATGGAAGATTTTTGTCTCAAAAGAAGTTTACCTTACATGGAAGATCTTTGTATCATGAAAAGTTTACCTTACATGCAAGAAGCTTGTCTCATAAGAAGTTTACCTCACATGGAGGAAGTTTGTCCCATAAGAAGTTTACCTCACATGCAAGAAGCTTGTCTCATAAGAAGTTCACCTCACATGGAAGATTTTTGTCTCAAAAGAAGTTTACCTTACATGGAAGATCTTTGTATCATGAAAAGTTTACCTTACATGCAAGAAGCTTGTCTCATAAGAAGTTTACCTCACATGGAGGAAGTTTGTCTCATAAGAAGTTTACCTCACATACAAGAGGCTTGTCTCAAAAGAGGTTTATCTTACATGGAAGATCTTTGCATCATGAAAAGTTTACCACATATGGAAGAAGTTCGTCTCATAAGAAGTTCACCTCACATGGAAGATTTTTGTCTCAAAAGAAGTTTACCTTGCATGGAAGagctttttatcatgaaaagtttaCATCACATGCAAGAAGCTTGTCTCATAAGAAGTTTACCTCACATGGAGGAAGTTTGTCTCATAAGAAGTTTACCTCACATGCAAGAAGCTTGTCTCATAAGAAGTTCACCTCACATGGAAGATTTTTGTCTCAAAAGAAGTTTACCTTACATGGAAGATCTTTGTATCATGAAAAGTTTACCTTACATGCAAGAAGCTTGTCTCATAAGAAGTTTACCTCACATGGAGGAAGTTTGTCCCATAAGAAGTTTACCTCACATGCAAGAAGCTTGTCTCATAAGAAGTTCACCTCACATGGAAGATTTTTGTCTCAAAAGAAGTTTACCTTACATGGAAGATCTTTGTATCATGAAAAGTTTACCTTACATGCAAGAAGCTTGTCTCATAAGAAGTTTACATCACATGGAGGAAGTTTGTCTCATAAGAAGTTTACCTCACATACAAGAAGCTTGTCTCATAAGAAGTTTACCTCACAAGGAGGAAGTTTGTCTCATAAGAAGTTTACATTACAAGGAAAATGCTCGTTTTACAGGGAGTTTACCTCATATGAAAGTTTTCCATCTCCTAAGAAGTTTGCCTCACATGGAGGAAGTTCGTGTCATAAGAAGTTTACA encodes:
- the LOC137652740 gene encoding uncharacterized protein, encoding MKSLPHMQGTCFIRSLPHMEEVCLIRSLPHMQEACLIRSLPHMEEVCLIRSLPHMQEACFIRSLPHMEEVCLIGNLPHMEEFCLIRSLPHMQEACFIRSLPHMEEVCLIRSLPQMEEVCLIRSLPHMQEACLIRSLPHMEEVCLIRSLPHMQEACFIRSLPHMEEVCLIRNLPHMEEFCLIRSLPHMQEACFIRSLPHMEEVCLIRSLPQMEEVCLIRSLPHMQEACLIRSLSHMEEVCLIRSLPHMQEACLKRSLPHMEEVCLIRSLPHMQEACLIRSLPHMEEVCLIRSLPHMEEVCLIRSLPHMQEACFIRSLPHMQEACFIRSLPHMEEVCLIRSLPHMQEACLIRSLPHMEDFCLKRSLPYMKDLCIMKSLPYMQEACLIRSLPHMEEVCPIRSLPHMEDFCLKRSLPYMEDLCIMKSLPYMQEACPIRSLPHMEEVCPIRSLPYMQEACLIRSSPHMEDFCLKRSLPYMEDLCIIKVYLTCKKLVS